A window from Gossypium raimondii isolate GPD5lz chromosome 7, ASM2569854v1, whole genome shotgun sequence encodes these proteins:
- the LOC128031873 gene encoding uncharacterized protein LOC128031873 isoform X3, which yields MKMGRKVGVVKSGVRNSIPSSNPSTVSLPLRCQHEGDEDRHVDGKNHGAYEDTGSGQDKDNNSSGDANADADGMGNCNVNGDALVNVDDKVNDRDEEKGDDDVARCVRGKHADCIVVDWLNGEYCFECNSGSGQVLVCSENGCPVALHEACMTWRPIFDDMGKFYCPYCLYKKEVARFKDLTTEAMLARKELSNFICLRRDSRNKEREGETVSMKGASVSTMAREVGCGDCRNGLNDDGKETRHRSQDETRGVDVIRKEQSNEQNISRAHGFENVGNGEMMEEVEEDSSDSGGDDIGEGRQQKQPSSSSGVGTVEETQGVDVIRKEQSNEQNISRGHGFENVGNREMMEEDIEISSDSGNAEIGDDRRELRPSSSKVPVIESFEFVSRNLDAETLVTHQKRDKQRANKAQPLKVVSPEKSSLQPSTSAKNMNVNQERKTVAVKISEERAKSTKRSLLPVLGTEKRRRLHWTAEEEDMLKDFKN from the exons atgaaaatgggaaGAAAAGTTGGAGTTGTTAAGTCTGGAGTTAGAAATTCAATACCCTCTTCAAACCCCTCGACTGTCTCCCTTCCTCTCCGTTGTCAG CATGAAGGTGATGAGGATCGCCATGTAGATGGTAAGAATCATGGAGCATATGAGGATACTGGTTCTGGTCAAGATAAGGATAATAATAGCAGTGGTGATGCTAATGCTGATGCTGATGGAATGGGTAATTGCAATGTAAATGGTGATGCCCTTGTTAATGTTGATGACAAGGTGAATGATCGTGATGAAGAGAAGGGGGATGATGATGTAGCTAGATGTGTTAGAGGAAAGCATGCAGACTGCATTGTTGTTGATTGGTTAAATGGAGAGTATTGTTTTGAATGCAACAGCGGAAGCGGCCAGGTTTTGGTCTGCAGTGAAAATGGTTGCCCAGTTGCTTTACACGAGGCATGCATGACTTGGAGACCCATATTTGATGATATGGGTAAATTCTATTGCCCTTATTGTTTGTACAAGAAAGAAGTGGCCAGGTTCAAAGACTTGACGACAGAAGCTATGTTGGCAAGGAAGGAATTGTCCAACTTTATATGTTTGAGAAGGGATAGTAGGAACAAAGAGCGGGAAGGGGAAACAGTAAGCATGAAGGGAGCAAGTGTTTCAACAATGGCAAGGGAAGTGGGTTGTGGTGATTGTAGAAATGGGCTGAATGATGATGGTAAAGAGACTAGACATCGTAGTCAGGATGAAACACGGGGTGTTGATGTCATAAGGAAAGAACAATCCAATGAGCAAAACATCTCTAGAGCTCATGGGTTTGAAAATGTTGGGAACGGAGAAATGATGGAGGAAGTTGAAGAAGATTCTTCTGATAGTGGAGGTGATGACATTGGTGAGGGCCGACAGCAAAAGCAACCGTCCAGTTCAAGTGGTGTAGGAACTGTAGAAGAAACACAGGGTGTTGATGTCATAAGGAAAGAACAATCCAATGAGCAAAACATCTCTAGAGGTCATGGGTTTGAAAATGTTGGGAACAGAGAAATGATGGAGGAAGATATAGAAATTTCTTCTGATAGTGGAAATGCTGAAATTGGTGACGACCGACGGGAATTACGACCATCTAGTTCAAAAGTGCCTGTAATTGAAAGCTTTGAATTTGTATCACGCAATTTAGATGCCGAGACACTCGTCACACATCAAAAGCGTGACAAACAAAGAGCAAACAAGGCACAACCTCTGAAAGTTGTTTCACCAGAAAAGTCATCACTTCAACCAAGTACCAGTGCAAAGAATATGAATGTGAACCAAGAGAGAAAAACTGTAGCAGTAAAAATATCTGAGGAACGCGCAAAATCAACTAAGCGGTC CTTGCTCCCAGTACTGGGTACTGAGAAACGTAGGAGACTACACTGGACAGCTGAAGAGGAAGATATGTTGAAG GATTTCAAGAATTGA
- the LOC128031873 gene encoding uncharacterized protein LOC128031873 isoform X2, with product MRDTSALLPSSSRHTMKSNKHEGDEDRHVDGKNHGAYEDTGSGQDKDNNSSGDANADADGMGNCNVNGDALVNVDDKVNDRDEEKGDDDVARCVRGKHADCIVVDWLNGEYCFECNSGSGQVLVCSENGCPVALHEACMTWRPIFDDMGKFYCPYCLYKKEVARFKDLTTEAMLARKELSNFICLRRDSRNKEREGETVSMKGASVSTMAREVGCGDCRNGLNDDGKETRHRSQDETRGVDVIRKEQSNEQNISRAHGFENVGNGEMMEEVEEDSSDSGGDDIGEGRQQKQPSSSSGVGTVEETQGVDVIRKEQSNEQNISRGHGFENVGNREMMEEDIEISSDSGNAEIGDDRRELRPSSSKVPVIESFEFVSRNLDAETLVTHQKRDKQRANKAQPLKVVSPEKSSLQPSTSAKNMNVNQERKTVAVKISEERAKSTKRSLLPVLGTEKRRRLHWTAEEEDMLKELVHKFSSQVNKNIPWRKILEHGRPVFHSTRIPVDLKDKWKNIVAKEISKG from the exons ATGCGTGATACAAGTGCTCTCTTGCCTTCGAGTTCCCGACATACCATGAAATCAAAtaag CATGAAGGTGATGAGGATCGCCATGTAGATGGTAAGAATCATGGAGCATATGAGGATACTGGTTCTGGTCAAGATAAGGATAATAATAGCAGTGGTGATGCTAATGCTGATGCTGATGGAATGGGTAATTGCAATGTAAATGGTGATGCCCTTGTTAATGTTGATGACAAGGTGAATGATCGTGATGAAGAGAAGGGGGATGATGATGTAGCTAGATGTGTTAGAGGAAAGCATGCAGACTGCATTGTTGTTGATTGGTTAAATGGAGAGTATTGTTTTGAATGCAACAGCGGAAGCGGCCAGGTTTTGGTCTGCAGTGAAAATGGTTGCCCAGTTGCTTTACACGAGGCATGCATGACTTGGAGACCCATATTTGATGATATGGGTAAATTCTATTGCCCTTATTGTTTGTACAAGAAAGAAGTGGCCAGGTTCAAAGACTTGACGACAGAAGCTATGTTGGCAAGGAAGGAATTGTCCAACTTTATATGTTTGAGAAGGGATAGTAGGAACAAAGAGCGGGAAGGGGAAACAGTAAGCATGAAGGGAGCAAGTGTTTCAACAATGGCAAGGGAAGTGGGTTGTGGTGATTGTAGAAATGGGCTGAATGATGATGGTAAAGAGACTAGACATCGTAGTCAGGATGAAACACGGGGTGTTGATGTCATAAGGAAAGAACAATCCAATGAGCAAAACATCTCTAGAGCTCATGGGTTTGAAAATGTTGGGAACGGAGAAATGATGGAGGAAGTTGAAGAAGATTCTTCTGATAGTGGAGGTGATGACATTGGTGAGGGCCGACAGCAAAAGCAACCGTCCAGTTCAAGTGGTGTAGGAACTGTAGAAGAAACACAGGGTGTTGATGTCATAAGGAAAGAACAATCCAATGAGCAAAACATCTCTAGAGGTCATGGGTTTGAAAATGTTGGGAACAGAGAAATGATGGAGGAAGATATAGAAATTTCTTCTGATAGTGGAAATGCTGAAATTGGTGACGACCGACGGGAATTACGACCATCTAGTTCAAAAGTGCCTGTAATTGAAAGCTTTGAATTTGTATCACGCAATTTAGATGCCGAGACACTCGTCACACATCAAAAGCGTGACAAACAAAGAGCAAACAAGGCACAACCTCTGAAAGTTGTTTCACCAGAAAAGTCATCACTTCAACCAAGTACCAGTGCAAAGAATATGAATGTGAACCAAGAGAGAAAAACTGTAGCAGTAAAAATATCTGAGGAACGCGCAAAATCAACTAAGCGGTC CTTGCTCCCAGTACTGGGTACTGAGAAACGTAGGAGACTACACTGGACAGCTGAAGAGGAAGATATGTTGAAG GAGTTGGTCCATAAGTTCTCATCGCAAGTAAACAAAAACATCCCCTGGAGGAAAATTTTGGAACATGGTCGTCCTGTTTTCCACTCAACCCGTATTCCAGTTGACCTTAAGGACAAATGGAAGAATATCGTGGCCAAAGAGATCTCGAAAGGGTAA
- the LOC128031873 gene encoding uncharacterized protein LOC128031873 isoform X1, with protein sequence MKMGRKVGVVKSGVRNSIPSSNPSTVSLPLRCQHEGDEDRHVDGKNHGAYEDTGSGQDKDNNSSGDANADADGMGNCNVNGDALVNVDDKVNDRDEEKGDDDVARCVRGKHADCIVVDWLNGEYCFECNSGSGQVLVCSENGCPVALHEACMTWRPIFDDMGKFYCPYCLYKKEVARFKDLTTEAMLARKELSNFICLRRDSRNKEREGETVSMKGASVSTMAREVGCGDCRNGLNDDGKETRHRSQDETRGVDVIRKEQSNEQNISRAHGFENVGNGEMMEEVEEDSSDSGGDDIGEGRQQKQPSSSSGVGTVEETQGVDVIRKEQSNEQNISRGHGFENVGNREMMEEDIEISSDSGNAEIGDDRRELRPSSSKVPVIESFEFVSRNLDAETLVTHQKRDKQRANKAQPLKVVSPEKSSLQPSTSAKNMNVNQERKTVAVKISEERAKSTKRSLLPVLGTEKRRRLHWTAEEEDMLKELVHKFSSQVNKNIPWRKILEHGRPVFHSTRIPVDLKDKWKNIVAKEISKG encoded by the exons atgaaaatgggaaGAAAAGTTGGAGTTGTTAAGTCTGGAGTTAGAAATTCAATACCCTCTTCAAACCCCTCGACTGTCTCCCTTCCTCTCCGTTGTCAG CATGAAGGTGATGAGGATCGCCATGTAGATGGTAAGAATCATGGAGCATATGAGGATACTGGTTCTGGTCAAGATAAGGATAATAATAGCAGTGGTGATGCTAATGCTGATGCTGATGGAATGGGTAATTGCAATGTAAATGGTGATGCCCTTGTTAATGTTGATGACAAGGTGAATGATCGTGATGAAGAGAAGGGGGATGATGATGTAGCTAGATGTGTTAGAGGAAAGCATGCAGACTGCATTGTTGTTGATTGGTTAAATGGAGAGTATTGTTTTGAATGCAACAGCGGAAGCGGCCAGGTTTTGGTCTGCAGTGAAAATGGTTGCCCAGTTGCTTTACACGAGGCATGCATGACTTGGAGACCCATATTTGATGATATGGGTAAATTCTATTGCCCTTATTGTTTGTACAAGAAAGAAGTGGCCAGGTTCAAAGACTTGACGACAGAAGCTATGTTGGCAAGGAAGGAATTGTCCAACTTTATATGTTTGAGAAGGGATAGTAGGAACAAAGAGCGGGAAGGGGAAACAGTAAGCATGAAGGGAGCAAGTGTTTCAACAATGGCAAGGGAAGTGGGTTGTGGTGATTGTAGAAATGGGCTGAATGATGATGGTAAAGAGACTAGACATCGTAGTCAGGATGAAACACGGGGTGTTGATGTCATAAGGAAAGAACAATCCAATGAGCAAAACATCTCTAGAGCTCATGGGTTTGAAAATGTTGGGAACGGAGAAATGATGGAGGAAGTTGAAGAAGATTCTTCTGATAGTGGAGGTGATGACATTGGTGAGGGCCGACAGCAAAAGCAACCGTCCAGTTCAAGTGGTGTAGGAACTGTAGAAGAAACACAGGGTGTTGATGTCATAAGGAAAGAACAATCCAATGAGCAAAACATCTCTAGAGGTCATGGGTTTGAAAATGTTGGGAACAGAGAAATGATGGAGGAAGATATAGAAATTTCTTCTGATAGTGGAAATGCTGAAATTGGTGACGACCGACGGGAATTACGACCATCTAGTTCAAAAGTGCCTGTAATTGAAAGCTTTGAATTTGTATCACGCAATTTAGATGCCGAGACACTCGTCACACATCAAAAGCGTGACAAACAAAGAGCAAACAAGGCACAACCTCTGAAAGTTGTTTCACCAGAAAAGTCATCACTTCAACCAAGTACCAGTGCAAAGAATATGAATGTGAACCAAGAGAGAAAAACTGTAGCAGTAAAAATATCTGAGGAACGCGCAAAATCAACTAAGCGGTC CTTGCTCCCAGTACTGGGTACTGAGAAACGTAGGAGACTACACTGGACAGCTGAAGAGGAAGATATGTTGAAG GAGTTGGTCCATAAGTTCTCATCGCAAGTAAACAAAAACATCCCCTGGAGGAAAATTTTGGAACATGGTCGTCCTGTTTTCCACTCAACCCGTATTCCAGTTGACCTTAAGGACAAATGGAAGAATATCGTGGCCAAAGAGATCTCGAAAGGGTAA
- the LOC128031873 gene encoding uncharacterized protein LOC128031873 isoform X4: MGNCNVNGDALVNVDDKVNDRDEEKGDDDVARCVRGKHADCIVVDWLNGEYCFECNSGSGQVLVCSENGCPVALHEACMTWRPIFDDMGKFYCPYCLYKKEVARFKDLTTEAMLARKELSNFICLRRDSRNKEREGETVSMKGASVSTMAREVGCGDCRNGLNDDGKETRHRSQDETRGVDVIRKEQSNEQNISRAHGFENVGNGEMMEEVEEDSSDSGGDDIGEGRQQKQPSSSSGVGTVEETQGVDVIRKEQSNEQNISRGHGFENVGNREMMEEDIEISSDSGNAEIGDDRRELRPSSSKVPVIESFEFVSRNLDAETLVTHQKRDKQRANKAQPLKVVSPEKSSLQPSTSAKNMNVNQERKTVAVKISEERAKSTKRSLLPVLGTEKRRRLHWTAEEEDMLKELVHKFSSQVNKNIPWRKILEHGRPVFHSTRIPVDLKDKWKNIVAKEISKG, encoded by the exons ATGGGTAATTGCAATGTAAATGGTGATGCCCTTGTTAATGTTGATGACAAGGTGAATGATCGTGATGAAGAGAAGGGGGATGATGATGTAGCTAGATGTGTTAGAGGAAAGCATGCAGACTGCATTGTTGTTGATTGGTTAAATGGAGAGTATTGTTTTGAATGCAACAGCGGAAGCGGCCAGGTTTTGGTCTGCAGTGAAAATGGTTGCCCAGTTGCTTTACACGAGGCATGCATGACTTGGAGACCCATATTTGATGATATGGGTAAATTCTATTGCCCTTATTGTTTGTACAAGAAAGAAGTGGCCAGGTTCAAAGACTTGACGACAGAAGCTATGTTGGCAAGGAAGGAATTGTCCAACTTTATATGTTTGAGAAGGGATAGTAGGAACAAAGAGCGGGAAGGGGAAACAGTAAGCATGAAGGGAGCAAGTGTTTCAACAATGGCAAGGGAAGTGGGTTGTGGTGATTGTAGAAATGGGCTGAATGATGATGGTAAAGAGACTAGACATCGTAGTCAGGATGAAACACGGGGTGTTGATGTCATAAGGAAAGAACAATCCAATGAGCAAAACATCTCTAGAGCTCATGGGTTTGAAAATGTTGGGAACGGAGAAATGATGGAGGAAGTTGAAGAAGATTCTTCTGATAGTGGAGGTGATGACATTGGTGAGGGCCGACAGCAAAAGCAACCGTCCAGTTCAAGTGGTGTAGGAACTGTAGAAGAAACACAGGGTGTTGATGTCATAAGGAAAGAACAATCCAATGAGCAAAACATCTCTAGAGGTCATGGGTTTGAAAATGTTGGGAACAGAGAAATGATGGAGGAAGATATAGAAATTTCTTCTGATAGTGGAAATGCTGAAATTGGTGACGACCGACGGGAATTACGACCATCTAGTTCAAAAGTGCCTGTAATTGAAAGCTTTGAATTTGTATCACGCAATTTAGATGCCGAGACACTCGTCACACATCAAAAGCGTGACAAACAAAGAGCAAACAAGGCACAACCTCTGAAAGTTGTTTCACCAGAAAAGTCATCACTTCAACCAAGTACCAGTGCAAAGAATATGAATGTGAACCAAGAGAGAAAAACTGTAGCAGTAAAAATATCTGAGGAACGCGCAAAATCAACTAAGCGGTC CTTGCTCCCAGTACTGGGTACTGAGAAACGTAGGAGACTACACTGGACAGCTGAAGAGGAAGATATGTTGAAG GAGTTGGTCCATAAGTTCTCATCGCAAGTAAACAAAAACATCCCCTGGAGGAAAATTTTGGAACATGGTCGTCCTGTTTTCCACTCAACCCGTATTCCAGTTGACCTTAAGGACAAATGGAAGAATATCGTGGCCAAAGAGATCTCGAAAGGGTAA